From the genome of Diceros bicornis minor isolate mBicDic1 unplaced genomic scaffold, mDicBic1.mat.cur scaffold_67_ctg1, whole genome shotgun sequence, one region includes:
- the SPPL2B gene encoding signal peptide peptidase-like 2B isoform X2: protein MAAAAALARLEVAFLLLAAQAACEYGMVHVVSEAGGSQGKDYCVLYNPQWAHLPHDLSKASLLQLRDWTSSVLCSPADLPARGFSNQIPLVARGNCTFYEKVRLAQGSGARGLLVVSKETLVPPAGNKTQYDEIGIPVALLSHRDMLDIFKSFGRAVRAALYAPNEPMLDYNMVIIFIMAVGTVALGGYWAGSRDVKKYMKHKRDDGPEKQEDEAVDVTPVMICVFVVLCCSMLVLLYYFYDKLVYVIIGIFCLASSTGLYSCLAPLVQRLPFCRCRVPDNSLPYFHKRPQVRMLLLALFCLAVSVVWGVFRNEDQWAWILQDALGIAFCLYTLKTIRLPTFKACTLLLLVLFVYDVFFVFITPFLTKSGNSIMVEVATGPSDSATHEKLPMVLKVPRLNASPLALCDRPFSLLGFGDILVPGLLVAYCHRFDIQVQSSRVYFVVCTIAYGIGLLVTFMALALMQRGQPALLYLVPCTLIASCALALWRRELGMFWTGSGFAKDLPQPPWAPASADGPQPPKDSDATVSQQSPGEEPVRSPVSGEQPPEPSTPQETGLGTPAQEPVSPTGRTPDPAGLTGASA from the exons atggcggcggcggcggcgctggcGCGGCTCGAGGTGGCCTTCCTCCTCCTCGCGGCCCAG GCGGCCTGTGAGTACGGCATGGTGCACGTGGTCTCCGAGGCCGGGGGTTCCCAGGGCAAGGACTACTGCGTCCTCTACAACCCGCAGTGGGCCCACCTGCCACACGACCTCAGCAAGGCG TCTCTCCTGCAGCTGCGGGACTGGACGAGCTCCGTGCTCTGCTCCCCAGCCGACCTCCCGGCCAGAGGCTTCAGCAACCAGATCCCGCTGGTGGCGCGGGGCAACTGCACCTTCTACGAGAAAGTGAGGCTGGCCCAGGGCAGCGGGGCGCGCGGGCTGCTCGTTGTCAGCAAGGAGACGCTG GTGCCCCCAGCGGGCAACAAGACGCAGTACGACGAGATCGGCATTCCCGTGGCACTGCTCAGCCACAGAGACATGCTGGACATTTTCAAG AGTTTCGGCCGAGCGGTGCGGGCGGCGCTGTACGCCCCCAATGAGCCCATGCTGGACTACAACATggtcatcatcttcatcatggCGGTCGGCACCGTCGCCCTCGGGGGCTACTGGGCCGGGAGCCGGGACGTGAAGAA GTACATGAAACACAAGCGCGACGACGGGCCCGAGAAGCAGGAGGACGAGGCGGTGGACGTGACGCCCGTGATGATCTGCGTCTTCGTGGTCCTGTGCTGCTCCATGCTGGTGCTGCTCTACTACTTCTACGACAAGCTCG TCTACGTCATCATCGGGATCTTCTGCCTGGCGTCCTCCACGGGCCTCTACAGCTGCCTGGCGCCGCTGGTCCAGAGGCTGCCCTTCTGCCGGTGCAG GGTCCCGGACAACAGCCTGCCATACTTCCACAAGCGCCCCCAGGTGCGCATGCTGCTCCTGGCGCTCTTCTGCCTGGCCGTCAGCGTGGTGTGGGGAGTCTTCCGGAACGAGGACCA GTGGGCCTGGATCCTTCAGGACGCACTGGGCATTGCTTTCTGCCTCTATACGTTGAAAACCATCCGCCTCCCCACGTTCAAG GCCTGCACGCTGCTGCTGCTCGTGCTCTTCGTCTACGACGTCTTCTTTGTGTTCATCACGCCCTTCCTGACCAAG AGCGGGAACAGCATCATGGTTGAAGTGGCCACCGGGCCCTCGGACTCGGCCACCCACGAGAAG CTCCCCATGGTCCTGAAGGTGCCCCGGCTGAACGCCTCGCCGCTGGCGCTGTGCGACCGGCCCTTCTCTCTCCTGGGCTTCGGGGACATCCTGGTCCCAG GGCTGCTCGTGGCCTACTGTCACCGCTTTGACATCCAGGTGCAGTCCTCCAGGGTCTACTTCGTGGTCTGCACCATTG CCTACGGCATTGGCCTCCTGGTGACATTCATGGCCCTGGCCCTGATGCAGCGCGGCCAGCCCGCCCTGCTCTACCTGGTGCCCTGCACGCTGATCGCCAGCTGCGCCCTGGCCCTTTGGCGCCGGGAGCTGGGCATGTTCTGGACGGGCAGCGGCTTTGCG AAGGACCTACCTCAGCCTCCATGGGCGCCGGCCTCCGCTGATGGCCCGCAGCCTCCGAAAGACTCCGACGCCACCGTCTCCCAGCAGTCTCCAGGTGAAGAACCGGTCAGGTCCCCCGTGTCCGGAGAGCAGCCCCCAGAACCTTCCACACCCCAGGAGACGGGGCTCGGCACGCCCGCCCAGGAGCCCGTGAGCCCGACCGGCCGCACCCCCGACCCCGCGGGCCTGACGGGCGCCTCGGCCTAG
- the SPPL2B gene encoding signal peptide peptidase-like 2B isoform X1, which translates to MAAAAALARLEVAFLLLAAQAACEYGMVHVVSEAGGSQGKDYCVLYNPQWAHLPHDLSKASLLQLRDWTSSVLCSPADLPARGFSNQIPLVARGNCTFYEKVRLAQGSGARGLLVVSKETLVPPAGNKTQYDEIGIPVALLSHRDMLDIFKSFGRAVRAALYAPNEPMLDYNMVIIFIMAVGTVALGGYWAGSRDVKKRYMKHKRDDGPEKQEDEAVDVTPVMICVFVVLCCSMLVLLYYFYDKLVYVIIGIFCLASSTGLYSCLAPLVQRLPFCRCRVPDNSLPYFHKRPQVRMLLLALFCLAVSVVWGVFRNEDQWAWILQDALGIAFCLYTLKTIRLPTFKACTLLLLVLFVYDVFFVFITPFLTKSGNSIMVEVATGPSDSATHEKLPMVLKVPRLNASPLALCDRPFSLLGFGDILVPGLLVAYCHRFDIQVQSSRVYFVVCTIAYGIGLLVTFMALALMQRGQPALLYLVPCTLIASCALALWRRELGMFWTGSGFAKDLPQPPWAPASADGPQPPKDSDATVSQQSPGEEPVRSPVSGEQPPEPSTPQETGLGTPAQEPVSPTGRTPDPAGLTGASA; encoded by the exons atggcggcggcggcggcgctggcGCGGCTCGAGGTGGCCTTCCTCCTCCTCGCGGCCCAG GCGGCCTGTGAGTACGGCATGGTGCACGTGGTCTCCGAGGCCGGGGGTTCCCAGGGCAAGGACTACTGCGTCCTCTACAACCCGCAGTGGGCCCACCTGCCACACGACCTCAGCAAGGCG TCTCTCCTGCAGCTGCGGGACTGGACGAGCTCCGTGCTCTGCTCCCCAGCCGACCTCCCGGCCAGAGGCTTCAGCAACCAGATCCCGCTGGTGGCGCGGGGCAACTGCACCTTCTACGAGAAAGTGAGGCTGGCCCAGGGCAGCGGGGCGCGCGGGCTGCTCGTTGTCAGCAAGGAGACGCTG GTGCCCCCAGCGGGCAACAAGACGCAGTACGACGAGATCGGCATTCCCGTGGCACTGCTCAGCCACAGAGACATGCTGGACATTTTCAAG AGTTTCGGCCGAGCGGTGCGGGCGGCGCTGTACGCCCCCAATGAGCCCATGCTGGACTACAACATggtcatcatcttcatcatggCGGTCGGCACCGTCGCCCTCGGGGGCTACTGGGCCGGGAGCCGGGACGTGAAGAA AAGGTACATGAAACACAAGCGCGACGACGGGCCCGAGAAGCAGGAGGACGAGGCGGTGGACGTGACGCCCGTGATGATCTGCGTCTTCGTGGTCCTGTGCTGCTCCATGCTGGTGCTGCTCTACTACTTCTACGACAAGCTCG TCTACGTCATCATCGGGATCTTCTGCCTGGCGTCCTCCACGGGCCTCTACAGCTGCCTGGCGCCGCTGGTCCAGAGGCTGCCCTTCTGCCGGTGCAG GGTCCCGGACAACAGCCTGCCATACTTCCACAAGCGCCCCCAGGTGCGCATGCTGCTCCTGGCGCTCTTCTGCCTGGCCGTCAGCGTGGTGTGGGGAGTCTTCCGGAACGAGGACCA GTGGGCCTGGATCCTTCAGGACGCACTGGGCATTGCTTTCTGCCTCTATACGTTGAAAACCATCCGCCTCCCCACGTTCAAG GCCTGCACGCTGCTGCTGCTCGTGCTCTTCGTCTACGACGTCTTCTTTGTGTTCATCACGCCCTTCCTGACCAAG AGCGGGAACAGCATCATGGTTGAAGTGGCCACCGGGCCCTCGGACTCGGCCACCCACGAGAAG CTCCCCATGGTCCTGAAGGTGCCCCGGCTGAACGCCTCGCCGCTGGCGCTGTGCGACCGGCCCTTCTCTCTCCTGGGCTTCGGGGACATCCTGGTCCCAG GGCTGCTCGTGGCCTACTGTCACCGCTTTGACATCCAGGTGCAGTCCTCCAGGGTCTACTTCGTGGTCTGCACCATTG CCTACGGCATTGGCCTCCTGGTGACATTCATGGCCCTGGCCCTGATGCAGCGCGGCCAGCCCGCCCTGCTCTACCTGGTGCCCTGCACGCTGATCGCCAGCTGCGCCCTGGCCCTTTGGCGCCGGGAGCTGGGCATGTTCTGGACGGGCAGCGGCTTTGCG AAGGACCTACCTCAGCCTCCATGGGCGCCGGCCTCCGCTGATGGCCCGCAGCCTCCGAAAGACTCCGACGCCACCGTCTCCCAGCAGTCTCCAGGTGAAGAACCGGTCAGGTCCCCCGTGTCCGGAGAGCAGCCCCCAGAACCTTCCACACCCCAGGAGACGGGGCTCGGCACGCCCGCCCAGGAGCCCGTGAGCCCGACCGGCCGCACCCCCGACCCCGCGGGCCTGACGGGCGCCTCGGCCTAG
- the SPPL2B gene encoding signal peptide peptidase-like 2B isoform X3 — MAAAAALARLEVAFLLLAAQAACEYGMVHVVSEAGGSQGKDYCVLYNPQWAHLPHDLSKASLLQLRDWTSSVLCSPADLPARGFSNQIPLVARGNCTFYEKVRLAQGSGARGLLVVSKETLVPPAGNKTQYDEIGIPVALLSHRDMLDIFKSFGRAVRAALYAPNEPMLDYNMVIIFIMAVGTVALGGYWAGSRDVKKRYMKHKRDDGPEKQEDEAVDVTPVMICVFVVLCCSMLVLLYYFYDKLVYVIIGIFCLASSTGLYSCLAPLVQRLPFCRCRVPDNSLPYFHKRPQVRMLLLALFCLAVSVVWGVFRNEDQWAWILQDALGIAFCLYTLKTIRLPTFKACTLLLLVLFVYDVFFVFITPFLTKSGNSIMVEVATGPSDSATHEKLPMVLKVPRLNASPLALCDRPFSLLGFGDILVPGLLVAYCHRFDIQVQSSRVYFVVCTIAYGIGLLVTFMALALMQRGQPALLYLVPCTLIASCALALWRRELGMFWTGSGFAVNTGLL, encoded by the exons atggcggcggcggcggcgctggcGCGGCTCGAGGTGGCCTTCCTCCTCCTCGCGGCCCAG GCGGCCTGTGAGTACGGCATGGTGCACGTGGTCTCCGAGGCCGGGGGTTCCCAGGGCAAGGACTACTGCGTCCTCTACAACCCGCAGTGGGCCCACCTGCCACACGACCTCAGCAAGGCG TCTCTCCTGCAGCTGCGGGACTGGACGAGCTCCGTGCTCTGCTCCCCAGCCGACCTCCCGGCCAGAGGCTTCAGCAACCAGATCCCGCTGGTGGCGCGGGGCAACTGCACCTTCTACGAGAAAGTGAGGCTGGCCCAGGGCAGCGGGGCGCGCGGGCTGCTCGTTGTCAGCAAGGAGACGCTG GTGCCCCCAGCGGGCAACAAGACGCAGTACGACGAGATCGGCATTCCCGTGGCACTGCTCAGCCACAGAGACATGCTGGACATTTTCAAG AGTTTCGGCCGAGCGGTGCGGGCGGCGCTGTACGCCCCCAATGAGCCCATGCTGGACTACAACATggtcatcatcttcatcatggCGGTCGGCACCGTCGCCCTCGGGGGCTACTGGGCCGGGAGCCGGGACGTGAAGAA AAGGTACATGAAACACAAGCGCGACGACGGGCCCGAGAAGCAGGAGGACGAGGCGGTGGACGTGACGCCCGTGATGATCTGCGTCTTCGTGGTCCTGTGCTGCTCCATGCTGGTGCTGCTCTACTACTTCTACGACAAGCTCG TCTACGTCATCATCGGGATCTTCTGCCTGGCGTCCTCCACGGGCCTCTACAGCTGCCTGGCGCCGCTGGTCCAGAGGCTGCCCTTCTGCCGGTGCAG GGTCCCGGACAACAGCCTGCCATACTTCCACAAGCGCCCCCAGGTGCGCATGCTGCTCCTGGCGCTCTTCTGCCTGGCCGTCAGCGTGGTGTGGGGAGTCTTCCGGAACGAGGACCA GTGGGCCTGGATCCTTCAGGACGCACTGGGCATTGCTTTCTGCCTCTATACGTTGAAAACCATCCGCCTCCCCACGTTCAAG GCCTGCACGCTGCTGCTGCTCGTGCTCTTCGTCTACGACGTCTTCTTTGTGTTCATCACGCCCTTCCTGACCAAG AGCGGGAACAGCATCATGGTTGAAGTGGCCACCGGGCCCTCGGACTCGGCCACCCACGAGAAG CTCCCCATGGTCCTGAAGGTGCCCCGGCTGAACGCCTCGCCGCTGGCGCTGTGCGACCGGCCCTTCTCTCTCCTGGGCTTCGGGGACATCCTGGTCCCAG GGCTGCTCGTGGCCTACTGTCACCGCTTTGACATCCAGGTGCAGTCCTCCAGGGTCTACTTCGTGGTCTGCACCATTG CCTACGGCATTGGCCTCCTGGTGACATTCATGGCCCTGGCCCTGATGCAGCGCGGCCAGCCCGCCCTGCTCTACCTGGTGCCCTGCACGCTGATCGCCAGCTGCGCCCTGGCCCTTTGGCGCCGGGAGCTGGGCATGTTCTGGACGGGCAGCGGCTTTGCGGTGAATACCGGTTTGCTATGA
- the SPPL2B gene encoding signal peptide peptidase-like 2B isoform X4, which translates to MAAAAALARLEVAFLLLAAQAACEYGMVHVVSEAGGSQGKDYCVLYNPQWAHLPHDLSKASLLQLRDWTSSVLCSPADLPARGFSNQIPLVARGNCTFYEKVRLAQGSGARGLLVVSKETLVPPAGNKTQYDEIGIPVALLSHRDMLDIFKSFGRAVRAALYAPNEPMLDYNMVIIFIMAVGTVALGGYWAGSRDVKKRYMKHKRDDGPEKQEDEAVDVTPVMICVFVVLCCSMLVLLYYFYDKLVYVIIGIFCLASSTGLYSCLAPLVQRLPFCRCRVPDNSLPYFHKRPQVRMLLLALFCLAVSVVWGVFRNEDQWAWILQDALGIAFCLYTLKTIRLPTFKACTLLLLVLFVYDVFFVFITPFLTKSGNSIMVEVATGPSDSATHEKLPMVLKVPRLNASPLALCDRPFSLLGFGDILVPGLLVAYCHRFDIQVQSSRVYFVVCTIAITDWQLQDQLLCSCSPVYWLQRLGTLLCGFPLSLYVCVFTLTCKQYMFPCEP; encoded by the exons atggcggcggcggcggcgctggcGCGGCTCGAGGTGGCCTTCCTCCTCCTCGCGGCCCAG GCGGCCTGTGAGTACGGCATGGTGCACGTGGTCTCCGAGGCCGGGGGTTCCCAGGGCAAGGACTACTGCGTCCTCTACAACCCGCAGTGGGCCCACCTGCCACACGACCTCAGCAAGGCG TCTCTCCTGCAGCTGCGGGACTGGACGAGCTCCGTGCTCTGCTCCCCAGCCGACCTCCCGGCCAGAGGCTTCAGCAACCAGATCCCGCTGGTGGCGCGGGGCAACTGCACCTTCTACGAGAAAGTGAGGCTGGCCCAGGGCAGCGGGGCGCGCGGGCTGCTCGTTGTCAGCAAGGAGACGCTG GTGCCCCCAGCGGGCAACAAGACGCAGTACGACGAGATCGGCATTCCCGTGGCACTGCTCAGCCACAGAGACATGCTGGACATTTTCAAG AGTTTCGGCCGAGCGGTGCGGGCGGCGCTGTACGCCCCCAATGAGCCCATGCTGGACTACAACATggtcatcatcttcatcatggCGGTCGGCACCGTCGCCCTCGGGGGCTACTGGGCCGGGAGCCGGGACGTGAAGAA AAGGTACATGAAACACAAGCGCGACGACGGGCCCGAGAAGCAGGAGGACGAGGCGGTGGACGTGACGCCCGTGATGATCTGCGTCTTCGTGGTCCTGTGCTGCTCCATGCTGGTGCTGCTCTACTACTTCTACGACAAGCTCG TCTACGTCATCATCGGGATCTTCTGCCTGGCGTCCTCCACGGGCCTCTACAGCTGCCTGGCGCCGCTGGTCCAGAGGCTGCCCTTCTGCCGGTGCAG GGTCCCGGACAACAGCCTGCCATACTTCCACAAGCGCCCCCAGGTGCGCATGCTGCTCCTGGCGCTCTTCTGCCTGGCCGTCAGCGTGGTGTGGGGAGTCTTCCGGAACGAGGACCA GTGGGCCTGGATCCTTCAGGACGCACTGGGCATTGCTTTCTGCCTCTATACGTTGAAAACCATCCGCCTCCCCACGTTCAAG GCCTGCACGCTGCTGCTGCTCGTGCTCTTCGTCTACGACGTCTTCTTTGTGTTCATCACGCCCTTCCTGACCAAG AGCGGGAACAGCATCATGGTTGAAGTGGCCACCGGGCCCTCGGACTCGGCCACCCACGAGAAG CTCCCCATGGTCCTGAAGGTGCCCCGGCTGAACGCCTCGCCGCTGGCGCTGTGCGACCGGCCCTTCTCTCTCCTGGGCTTCGGGGACATCCTGGTCCCAG GGCTGCTCGTGGCCTACTGTCACCGCTTTGACATCCAGGTGCAGTCCTCCAGGGTCTACTTCGTGGTCTGCACCATTG CGATCACAGATTGGCAGCTGCAGGATCAGCTCCTCTGCTCCTGCTCCCCGGTTTACTGGCTTCAGCGTCTCGGCACATTGCTCTGTGGGTTCCCGCTCTCTCTGTATGTTTGTGTGTTCACGCTCACGTGTAAACAGTACATGTTTCCTTGTGAGCCGTGA
- the SPPL2B gene encoding signal peptide peptidase-like 2B isoform X5 codes for MAAAAALARLEVAFLLLAAQAACEYGMVHVVSEAGGSQGKDYCVLYNPQWAHLPHDLSKASLLQLRDWTSSVLCSPADLPARGFSNQIPLVARGNCTFYEKVRLAQGSGARGLLVVSKETLVPPAGNKTQYDEIGIPVALLSHRDMLDIFKSFGRAVRAALYAPNEPMLDYNMVIIFIMAVGTVALGGYWAGSRDVKKRYMKHKRDDGPEKQEDEAVDVTPVMICVFVVLCCSMLVLLYYFYDKLVYVIIGIFCLASSTGLYSCLAPLVQRLPFCRCRVPDNSLPYFHKRPQVRMLLLALFCLAVSVVWGVFRNEDQWAWILQDALGIAFCLYTLKTIRLPTFKACTLLLLVLFVYDVFFVFITPFLTKSGNSIMVEVATGPSDSATHEKLPMVLKVPRLNASPLALCDRPFSLLGFGDILVPGLLVAYCHRFDIQVQSSRVYFVVCTIATYTTGPFSHFLLSPEVLFLILSKPV; via the exons atggcggcggcggcggcgctggcGCGGCTCGAGGTGGCCTTCCTCCTCCTCGCGGCCCAG GCGGCCTGTGAGTACGGCATGGTGCACGTGGTCTCCGAGGCCGGGGGTTCCCAGGGCAAGGACTACTGCGTCCTCTACAACCCGCAGTGGGCCCACCTGCCACACGACCTCAGCAAGGCG TCTCTCCTGCAGCTGCGGGACTGGACGAGCTCCGTGCTCTGCTCCCCAGCCGACCTCCCGGCCAGAGGCTTCAGCAACCAGATCCCGCTGGTGGCGCGGGGCAACTGCACCTTCTACGAGAAAGTGAGGCTGGCCCAGGGCAGCGGGGCGCGCGGGCTGCTCGTTGTCAGCAAGGAGACGCTG GTGCCCCCAGCGGGCAACAAGACGCAGTACGACGAGATCGGCATTCCCGTGGCACTGCTCAGCCACAGAGACATGCTGGACATTTTCAAG AGTTTCGGCCGAGCGGTGCGGGCGGCGCTGTACGCCCCCAATGAGCCCATGCTGGACTACAACATggtcatcatcttcatcatggCGGTCGGCACCGTCGCCCTCGGGGGCTACTGGGCCGGGAGCCGGGACGTGAAGAA AAGGTACATGAAACACAAGCGCGACGACGGGCCCGAGAAGCAGGAGGACGAGGCGGTGGACGTGACGCCCGTGATGATCTGCGTCTTCGTGGTCCTGTGCTGCTCCATGCTGGTGCTGCTCTACTACTTCTACGACAAGCTCG TCTACGTCATCATCGGGATCTTCTGCCTGGCGTCCTCCACGGGCCTCTACAGCTGCCTGGCGCCGCTGGTCCAGAGGCTGCCCTTCTGCCGGTGCAG GGTCCCGGACAACAGCCTGCCATACTTCCACAAGCGCCCCCAGGTGCGCATGCTGCTCCTGGCGCTCTTCTGCCTGGCCGTCAGCGTGGTGTGGGGAGTCTTCCGGAACGAGGACCA GTGGGCCTGGATCCTTCAGGACGCACTGGGCATTGCTTTCTGCCTCTATACGTTGAAAACCATCCGCCTCCCCACGTTCAAG GCCTGCACGCTGCTGCTGCTCGTGCTCTTCGTCTACGACGTCTTCTTTGTGTTCATCACGCCCTTCCTGACCAAG AGCGGGAACAGCATCATGGTTGAAGTGGCCACCGGGCCCTCGGACTCGGCCACCCACGAGAAG CTCCCCATGGTCCTGAAGGTGCCCCGGCTGAACGCCTCGCCGCTGGCGCTGTGCGACCGGCCCTTCTCTCTCCTGGGCTTCGGGGACATCCTGGTCCCAG GGCTGCTCGTGGCCTACTGTCACCGCTTTGACATCCAGGTGCAGTCCTCCAGGGTCTACTTCGTGGTCTGCACCATTG CCACTTACACAACGGgaccattttctcattttctgttgAGCCCCGAAgtattgtttttaatactttCCAAGCCCGTTTGA